A part of Oncorhynchus masou masou isolate Uvic2021 chromosome 30, UVic_Omas_1.1, whole genome shotgun sequence genomic DNA contains:
- the LOC135522006 gene encoding chemerin-like receptor 1 translates to MMVLTTTPLYPEIWTELSHNDSSPGNSTDDYEDYPDEHAELRQSLNIMSLIVYCLAFVLGVLGNGLVIWVTGFKMKKTVNTVWFLNLAVADFLFTVFLPLSVTYTAMDFHWPFGKFMCKLNSTISFFNMFASVYILVVISMDRCVSVVRPVWAQNHRNIRKASYISLGVWLWALVLSSPYFVFRDIGASYKNKESINCFNNFAFSDDYDTKEVAELRVFRHQAMIVTRFLLGFVVPFAIIVTCYAVIIHRLKRNRNLASHSGRPFKIIAAVITAFFLCWAPYHIMALIEMVNNAAAEFSYTLDHVTTIGVPIATSLAFLNSCLNPLLYVFMGQDFKEKLRKSILTVLESAFTEEVSRSNHTYTNSGLTSRSKEKSYSDAEV, encoded by the coding sequence ATGATGGTCTTAACCACAACTCCTTTGTATCCTGAGATCTGGACAGAGCTGTCTCACAACGACTCCTCGCCAGGCAACTCGACAGATGACTATGAGGACTACCCTGACGAGCACGCAGAGCTCCGGCAGTCCCTCAACATCATGTCCCTCATCGTTTACTGCCTGGCCTTTGTGCTGGGGGTTCTGGGAAATGGACTTGTCATCTGGGTGACGGGATTTAAGATGAAGAAGACGGTCAACACGGTGTGGTTCCTCAACCTGGCTGTGGCCGACTTCCTTTTCACAGTGTTCCTGCCTCTGAGCGTGACCTACACAGCCATGGACTTTCACTGGCCCTTCGGCAAGTTCATGTGCAAGCTCAACTCCACGATCAGCTTCTTCAACATGTTCGCCAGCGTCTACATCCTGGTGGTCATCAGCATGGACAGGTGTGTGTCCGTTGTGCGCCCTGTCTGGGCCCAGAACCATCGGAACATACGCAAGGCATCCTATATCAGTCTGGGTGTCTGGCTGTGGGCCCTGGTCCTCAGCTCCCCCTACTTTGTCTTCCGGGACATCGGGGCGTCCTACAAGAACAAAGAAAGCATCAACTGCTTCAACAACTTTGCTTTCTCCGATGACTATGACACAAAGGAGGTGGCAGAGCTGCGAGTGTTCCGCCATCAGGCCATGATCGTCACCCGCTTCCTGTTGGGCTTCGTTGTGCCCTTCGCCATCATCGTCACTTGCTACGCCGTCATCATCCACCGGCTCAAGAGGAACCGCAACCTGGCCAGCCACTCCGGGCGGCCATTCAAGATCATCGCCGCCGTCATCACAGCTTTCTTCCTGTGCTGGGCCCCCTACCACATCATGGCCCTGATCGAGATGGTGAACAACGCGGCGGCTGAGTTCAGCTACACGTTAGACCACGTCACCACCATCGGGGTCCCCATAGCCACCAGCCTGGCCTTCCTCAACAGCTGTCTGAACCCCCTGCTGTACGTGTTCATGGGCCAGGACTTCAAGGAGAAGCTGCGTAAGTCCATTCTGACGGTTCTGGAGAGTGCCTTCACCGAGGAAGTGTCAAGGTCCAACCACACCTACACAAACTCTGGACTCACAAGCCGTAGCAAGGAGAAGTCCTATTCTGATGCTGAGGTATAG